One part of the Candida albicans SC5314 chromosome R, complete sequence genome encodes these proteins:
- the REP1 gene encoding Rep1p (Protein involved in negative regulation of MDR1 transcription; mutants show increased resistance to azole drugs) has protein sequence MDSNKERIEDLASLFLPDLLRPSTVNSSPSNATSPHASKSEDYDMGSVFLKDSKLTNAPSNSGLPSSFQEFLSNNNFINRSNDMEDGQEERSQQQPQQYSHHYNGYMPFEMNPSVSQHMMSYNPGMQSMFQQPNNPQQQSFLSSTLPGQQQMVSNFPRTGSYAKYPGEYDEWFASTNSSITNLNGLYQQQLLQSQALQQPQPMPQPQNGAKDTRMDTQSGSSTPKRKKAKSRKRDVKNLEVQIDYKPSKLKRLLDLKQSGATSSNDYKIIDKDNNEVTIDFNGFLNGRFLTNDIDNNNYIFTQNESQRGEDELPKTVVNKKENPKVVSCYRRNYIQISANMSIRGFKNDSKLLKLQTSEYGYTTTRVIKYFKIEVSAAANNSNSKGVPIIIKNENKDIEREREKEARKMSLPSNYEYKADNVSPTYINTNEYVIILNDEPISNGMIDKYFVVKKLQFKNATPNNGSLTFQNYYHLKAKLSCIVADIYYDDYDIDVANDGGGGNNEILLAELVSEPIIVRGRNPSFYAERNDILIKGRSASSKSSFKIAGQSSELKFRAAADAEEDEDDGFVVEHEDEPEDEDDHHNHSEGDVAGQEDQLPHTQNGTGESPISSGDDDEKDNTQIPPLSYSTNQLALDVKSVDKYKYYPINSVYYLPPINVVYFPHRAHQSQKDDQEQTSIVQENRKSSNVYFK, from the coding sequence ATGGATTCAAATAAAGAGAGAATCGAGGACTTGGCTTCTTTGTTCTTGCCAGATCTTTTACGCCCTTCAACAGTCAATTCGTCACCTTCAAATGCTACTAGTCCCCATGCATCTAAATCTGAAGACTACGATATGGGTTCAGTATTTTTGAAAGACTCAAAACTTACCAACGCTCCGAGCAATTCAGGATTACCAAGCAGTTTTCAAGAGTTTTTAAGtaataacaattttatcaatagaTCAAACGATATGGAAGATGGCCAAGAAGAAAGATCACagcaacaaccacaacagTATTCACATCATTATAATGGGTATATGCCTTTTGAGATGAACCCATCTGTATCACAACACATGATGAGTTACAACCCAGGTATGCAACTGATGTTCCAACAACCCAATAATCCCCAGCAACAaagttttctttcttcaacacTTCCTggacaacaacaaatggTGTCTAACTTCCCAAGAACTGGTTCTTATGCAAAATATCCTGGTGAGTATGATGAATGGTTTGCCAGTACGAATAGTAGCATTACCAATTTAAATGGTCTATATCAGCAACAGTTGTTGCAGCTGCAAGCtttacaacaaccacaGCCAATGCCACAACCACAGAATGGAGCCAAGGATACACGTATGGATACCCAAAGTGGCTCATCGACTCCAAAGAGGAAAAAAGCCAAGAGTAGAAAACGAGACGTAAAAAATCTCGAGGTTCAAATCGACTACAAACCTAGTAAATTGAAACGATTACTTGATCTCAAACAATCTGGCGCAACGTCTTCAAATGATTATAAAATAATAGACAAGGACAATAATGAAGTCACTATTGATTTCAACGGGTTTTTAAATGGAAGATTTCTCACCAAcgatattgataataataattacaTCTTCACTCAGAATGAATCACAGCGTGGCGAAGACGAGCTTCCTAAAACTGTtgtcaacaaaaaagagaatCCTAAAGTTGTGTCATGCTATCGACGCAACTATATTCAAATATCAGCCAATATGAGCATTCGTGgatttaaaaatgattcaaaGTTGTTGAAACTACAGACCAGCGAGTATGGCTACACTACAACTAGAGTgattaaatatttcaaaatagaGGTGCTGGCAGCAGCTAACAATTCAAACAGCAAAGGAGTTCCTATAATTATCAAGAACGAGAACAAGGATATAGAGAGGGAACGGGAAAAAGAAGCAAGAAAAATGAGTTTACCTTCCAATTATGAATACAAAGCTGACAATGTTCTGCCTACATATATCAACACCAACGAATATGTCATAATATTGAACGATGAACCTATCAGCAATGGAATGATTGACAAGTACTTTGTGgtgaaaaaattacaatttAAAAATGCAACACCAAACAACGGGAGTTTGACGTTTCAAAACTATTACCATTTAAAAGCCAAGTTGAGTTGTATTGTTGCTGATATTTATTACGATGATTACGATATTGATGTGGCCAATGATGGCGGTGGTGGTAACAATGAAATATTGTTGGCTGAACTAGTTAGTGAGCCCATAATTGTTCGTGGTCGTAACCCAAGCTTCTACGCTGAAAGAAACGATATTCTAATCAAGGGTCGATCTGCTAGTTCCAAGTCATCATTCAAGATAGCAGGACAATCGTCTGAGCTCAAATTTAGAGCTGCAGCAGATGCAGAGGAAGATGAAGACGATGGATTCGTTGTGGAGCATGAAGACGAGccagaagatgaagatgaccATCACAACCACAGTGAAGGTGATGTGGCTGGCCAGGAAGACCAACTACCCCACACCCAAAATGGAACTGGAGAATCACCAATCTCATCTGGCGACGACGACGAAAAAGACAATACACAAATACCGCCATTATCATATTCGACCAACCAGTTGGCTTTGGATGTCAAGTCTGTCgacaaatacaaatattatCCCATCAACAGCGTATATTACCTCCCACCGATAAACGTGGTATATTTTCCCCACAGAGCTCATCAATCACAAAAAGACGATCAAGAACAGacttcaattgttcaagaaAACAGAAAGAGTTCCAATGtttatttcaaatga